The following nucleotide sequence is from Geotrypetes seraphini chromosome 10, aGeoSer1.1, whole genome shotgun sequence.
ATCCATGCAATTACAAAATTGGTTAAGCCAATTTATTTGAAGTACCAAATTAGTTACATTAAGTTTGCTACACCAGAAATTTCCGTTAACCATAAAAAATTGTTAAATTAAGAAAAATGTTCTTTATAAACCCAGTTCTTGTCCAACAGTGACACAATATCCTCTGGAAACATCTGGATGACAAAATCTGTTTGGTAGGTCAAAATCCCAACAAAGCctataattccccccccccccccaattctcagCCCCAAACCTTCAAACAACATACCTTGTGCTGCTTCTCCCTGGCGAGCTTCTCATAGCTGGCAGTGACCTCAGTCAGGCAGCCCCTCAAGAGTGCCTGCAGCATAACCTTGGGCAGGGCATGGCCCCCCACCCGATTAACTTCCTGGCACAGGCTGAATAGGAGTGATTGAACATACCAAGATACCTGCAACAGGAAAATGAGAATAGCGGATATTCACAATTTTAGAAAGGCAATTTTAGAAAGGCAAAATGAAATTGAAGAGATTGCAAGAGGCAACCAACAACTTAAACTATCTcttccttccagaaaagggattaaaggagttaagatttttggtcaatctttgatttttaagtttccccaactttggaataatcttccgctcCTTTTAAGAAGCTCTGGTTCTTTTCCATTCTTCCGTAAACTCTTGAAAACCACTTTATTCACTaagcactttggaaattaattttCTTCAAAATCTTTCTTCTTATGGTTCTTATTTGTTTAATTAACTATTGTAAACAGAGTCGAGCATTCTTAGAAtgaagactcggtatataaagccaagcattagattagattaaattacatACAATCTCAGCAATTGTTAATGGCACAATGTAGAAATGGGGATTAAACACGAAGCAAGACTTTTGCATTTGACTAATATCTGTGTCTAGCCTCTATCTCTCGGGTTAGTAGAGAAAACAGCAGTCATGCTGGCTTAGAAACattcagcccccctccccccatttctcaAAGGGGAATGTTTTATGATATGTAGTCAAAAAAAATTCATGTTTCTCTATCGCTGGACCATTTAAGTGGAATGCATTGTCTGGTACCTTACGGTTTTGTAGAAAtctattgcaatttagaaagttgtTCAAGACCCATTTGTTCAAGCTTTTTGAACTAATATTCTGCTTCTTGAGTTAATTTTTTACTTTCTGAATATCCTCTTTTCTGCAGGTTTTTAGATTTATGCATCTTGATTGAATTAATGTAGTAGATGAGCAGTTGAGATGGTATAATGttatgatttttgctgatgtagGGATCTTTATGTTGTGCAAGTCTTGAATATGTATGTAatattgtgagccgccttggataaaggtggattaaaaatgtttaaataaataaaaataagcccCTTTTCCATGCACAAGAGAGGTGGAGGGGGGATGGGGACCCAATTTTGAAAGGGGCATTCTGAGCAGATTACCTACACAAAAttcttggaaaatttaccccacatATTTTAAAATCCATCGAAACCTCAATTTTACTTTCATAAATGGAAATTTTTAAATAACTGCTTTTCCTGATGTATCCACTGAGCCTTTAGGCTACCCTTTTCCCTTAAGAGCAGGTTTCTCACACCTGTACAGGAAGTCGGATTTGGGAGGTCACAGTACTTCCAGACTCAGTCTCCtcctgtatctctctctcttcccagctGGTGGCGGTGGTCAGGATAGAGCCAGCTGATTCCAAGAGTAGGGTCTTTGTGAAACTGTGCACCAGAACCTTCAAACACAAAGTTTTCTAAGTTTTTATAAAAGAAAGCAGAATCAGAGAAACACTTAACTCAAATATAGATATCACGAAAAGTAAAGTtacagtggatcgatttttcacaccgtcaaaaattacaaagactaggggacactcgatgaagttacagggaaatacttttaaaaccaataggaggaaatatttttttcactcggagactagttaagctctggaatgcgttgccagagaatgtggtaagagcggctagcatagctggttttaagaaaggtatggacaagttcctggaggaaaagtccatagtctgttattgagaaagacaagggggaagccactccttgccctggatcaatagaatggaatgttgctactctttgggattctggaatcttgctattctttgagattctgtatggaatgttgttactccttgggttttggccaagtactagggacctggattggccaccgtgagaacggactactgggcttgatggaccattggtctgacccagtaaggctattcttatgtttttacagtTGCTTACGTTAACAACAGCTGAGCTCCAGATGCGATAGGCTGCCAAGCTCTGCTCTAAAAACTTCTCTTTCACTTCTTGCCATTTGGCCAGCACTGGATTCACTTCCTGCGTCTTCCCTTTCCCCAGCTTTTTTAACGGCCGCACTTCCCTCACTGTTTGATCCGAGGTGCCGGATTTTCCCAGGATGCACTGCTTCAGGTGAGGGCAGAGTTCTCCCAGGGACTGACAGAGTCTTGCCATGAACAGAACTGGGCCAAGCTGGACCTCTTTGAGAGTGTCCTTGTTTTCCATGTTGCCCTGGGCACGCTGCAGTTCTTCTTGCAAGCAGCTCAGGATATACTCCACGCAAGACAGGCAGTGACTTCGCAACATTTCTTCCACATTGCTGGCGTCTGTATACCTGTCAAAAGCAGAGTGCTCCGACTCTGCAGGTGAAGAGATCCTTGGATGTGGAAGGTCCTTGGATGTGGAAGGCTCGGAAGGAAGATAGGACAAGAGGTCATCAAGCTGGACTTGGAGTTTGGCATCCAAGGCAGAGCAGAAGTTTTGAACACATGGGGTCAGGCCCCGGGCCTTCATGGAAAAGCCACTCTTAACAAACTGACTTCTGTTGGCCACGTTAACCCAAGCCGCATCAGGAGGAAGGTCATTCAAGCTCTCGGACCAGAGAAACGATGCCATATCGCATTCAAAGTGTCCATGTTTGCTAGATTTGGTCACCAGCTCTTTAAGTGCAGAGATGAGAAGCTGTTTGGAACTGATGGCGATGGAGCTGAATCCTTCTTTGGTTAGAGTCTGGAAAAgagacatacacacacataaaTTGGTTATTCATAGACACGTTATGAGTCGGTAGAAATGGAACTGAAACTGGAAGGATAAATTTCAGCAATGCGAGTCCTTCCTGAGAATTATTGTGCAGCCATAGTACTGCAATAAGACATTCCAACGTTAACAGTGAATGGGTTAAATTATAGAGGGCTCCAAATATAGTCCAGTACTTGAGTGAGCTTTAGTTACAGTGCGACACCCCCAGGGAACAAAGACTCCCAAGGATCTTGGCCCTAAGCACAGGCTAAATGGAGCTCTTGAGAGCAGGATTTTTATAATATAACACCTAGGAACCAACCCCCTCCCGTTGGAACAGCCAAACCAGCCGAGATTGCAAAATACCAACTCTCTGGATGGTCTGCACCGCTGTTACAGGCTCCCTCAGGAAATCTTAGCCTCCATCCAGTAAGTCTGGGCCAGTCTGGAGGGATGTTAAGGAATCGCTTGCAACTTTCACAAAACAAAGCAATACTGCACATGAATCTGTTCTTTTGGCCACGAAAGCATGCTGCCTTCAGCTGGGCAGAAAATAGATTTGTGATTACTTGCAGAAGGACAGGAAGGAATGGAATGAGGACAGACGTGGCGACAGGAAAAGCCAGAACATCAAAGCCAAGTGCAAGAGACCAACTTTACAGGATGCTTGCCAGTAAGTGCATCTCATCACCTGCAACCTTGCCAAAAAGAGCTGCTGCAGGAGATCCTGCCAAAAGTGAAGGGGTTGGTCCAGCAGGCGAAGGCACACCACTTCCCAATTGCATCTCATGGACTCGCTGCTCAGTAGTTCCCACACAGCATCCCGGATCCCAGCTAATCCCTTCAGGCTCTTCACATACACCAAGAGTGATGTAACGCTGGCTTTAATATCCTCACTGCACCTGGACACAAATTCAGGAGGCGACGGGTTACACATGCTTTCCGTAACTTTGCAAATCAGACTGCAGTCTCTCCTCTGCTCCCATTATCTTATTTATCACGCAcacagaaataaaaattttagatTTTATTAATTGAGAGACAGCATGGGAGCATCCAGCTAGGGAAGAATTTCAGTGATAATTAAATGAAACTTGATGACCAAATTCACCTGTAGAATTGTGCGTCAATGACCTTGTTGCCACCAGGAATTTTTGATTCTCAAGTGTCAAAGGAGAATTTGATGAAAACTAAATACAATCCACCAAACCTTGAACATGTAAGCTCAAGGTCCAAGGATTACAGGTGTCACTGTCAACACCCTTACAGAGTCCTAAGGAAGCACAGCAAAATTAATTAACTGCAAGATTAAAGAACAAAACAACAAAGACAGCCACTAGACCAGATGGTATCAATGTGACTAAATTAAGTAAACAGCACTTGGAACTTCTGCTGGCTTTCAGATTATATTTGATCTCCTAATCAGCCTTCTGGTCAGTGCAATTCATTGTTATTTTTCTGAAGGGGTTGAAGAGGCAATGTGGTCTTTCTCCCCCTTTCTTACATGCTGATCCATTTCTGAAGAGCGTCTCGCAGATAATCCCGGCTGATGGGATGTGCCAAGGTTCGGAGTGTTGGCTGGAAGTTCACGACGGAAGATGGCAAATACTTGAACCAGCTTCCTGACTTCATCTCCTCTTGCAGAATTCTAACCCCTTGACCTGGAAATAGTTGCGAGACAAAGAACAGCAAAAGTCTAAGTTGTGCTAAACACAACCAAAATGAAAccgagagaaataaggaaaggaTACACACACGATTCCTCATGCCTACGGAAAGGGGCTTCCATTCCCCAGATGGATCTGCCAGTGTTGGAAGCTCAGGCTCACTCGCAGTTTGACAAtgaagtgtggggggaggggagggtggggggaggggagggtgggggggcaaATGACAGCATTAACACACTAGGAACCCCTTTGGAGATTCTGTGGGgggtttgttctttttttaattactgtACTTTTTGTATTAAGTCGCAAGGACAAAAAAATTCAACAAGCGTTTATGTCGGTGCCAAATTTTCAGACAGTGGTGCAGAGTCTGGTAATTGCAAAATGAGATTTTTGCAATGCATTACTTTTAGGTGTTGTAAAATCTAAGGTCAAAGCGCTATAGATAGTAGAAAATACAGCAGTGAGAACGATTACTGGGGTGTCACGATATGAGAacatttctccagtgttgaaacGATTACACTAGTTACCAATTAACTTTCAAGTTCAGTATAAAAGTTTGACAATTATACACCAAGTAATTTATGGAAAGGCACCCTAGTATCTGACACAAGTTCTGAAGAAGTACTTGCATTGAGGTCACAGTTGGCAATGAAACTGTCAATTGAGTCTGTTGGAGAAATACATTATAAGAGAACACGGGTGACAGCAACATCAGCGGCAGGTCCTCAGCTATGGAATTGCTTGCCTGGCTATTTGAGGTTTTATGTAGGGATGTTAAATCTTTTAGGAGACATCTGAAAACTCATTTGTTTGTGCAAGCTTTTTGGtagagttttgaaagtgaaaCTGTGGAGACTGTTGGACGAGTTTGTGGGATTTGTCATTGTGGTTAAGTTTTGAATATCGACTTAACCGGCTAAGTGTTAGTTGGTTCCACctaaactggatattcagtgctgaaaccTGGACACAGCCCCGCAATGAATAACCAGGACCACCACCGGTAGCTGGCAAAACACTCACCACTGATAGGCCCTTAGCATttcaagcaggattaatgaattcacgtttgaatcttctcgtttctccatttcttacttactatcaattttgaaaagatcttaaaacccatttatttaaacaatataatatacattacttattttcatattatcatgtacttttaatctttctatctatacttattttagtttatattgtgtttttttattcattagttttaatgcttgtattagttacttagaattttattatgtatgatattattatattgtatgctgagtacctattgtgtaaaccgctatgaactgctggttaggctgtatagaaaaataaattattattattcacccTTTGGTGTTTTGCTAAGAAAGTTCCTTCAGATTTAATTATTCTCTACTACTACTgaccatttctatagcactaccaggaaTACCTTGCAATCTGTGCGcgtctcatcttctaccaaccttgctacgctcatgtcacccctctccttaagtcacttcactggctccctatctgccatcgcatacagttccagctcctattgctgacctacaagtgtgttcattctgctgcccctcaatatctctctccttatacacctcccagagaactccattcctcagataagtcactcttaacattacccttctcctcctcctctgccaattccagacttcgttcctttcatctagctgcctcttatgcctggaataaattatctgATTTtttccgtcaagccccttcccttgtttaaaagcagaatgaaaaacctacctttttgatatagcttttaatccttaaccctactcctccgccctccaacccagccagctgattaacccttccccttcactgtatccatgatatcctgtttgtctgtctcagctgtttagattgtaagctctttggagcagggactgttttcttacgctttgtgactctgtgcagtgctgcatgcgtctggtaacgctatagaaatatttaatagtagtagtggtggtGGTATATGCAGCAGCGTTATACACCAAAACAGGGAAGATTGCTTGGGTACATAGTCAGTGTCAGCATTCATTCGATACATGAAATATACATGCAATCGTTAATGGCTAGTGCTAAGCACTTTTGTACAGATACAGATTTTGTGAAAGCttgtaaaaaaatcaaaaaaattatacAAACGGTTGTGAAAAATCCAGAAAAATCAATATACGTGGCAACCAGAAACGCACCTGTAAAAAAAATGCAACTTTAGTCTAAAAATAGCCTCCTCCAAGATAGGGCAGCATATCAAATGCCAACATACATAAAAATACGGCAATCCACATAAAGAAATAGTGCGATTTGGATAATATGATTTGTACAGCTGTATTACCACCGCACAGGCTCAAAGTAGTCTCAAGTTAAATGAGACTAAAAAGGCAGAGCAATACAGCTTGAAGATATCACCTCTTTTTCATCTAGAGATTTCCTCTTATATACTTATCTTTCTAGGGGAATAAAACCACGCACACTCGCCTTCATGTTTAAGATCCCTCTGAACTGTTTATCCCACACTTACGCTTTAATGTGCAAACTCTGAGGCTACTGACATCAGAAACAGTATCAATTTATTCATATTCAAAGCAGCTAGCAAAAATGTCAGTCCTTATCTTTACCTGGGGAAAGACCAAGGTGAAATTCTGCTGTTCTGGAGATGCGAGAGCTAACAAAGCATcatcttaatttatttatttattggaagaATTTcgtgtgtcatgaccagggctttgaagatgcatcgctttttgactggtaaccagtgagctacATAGAGAgctggagtaatggggtcatCTAAGGCGACGGGTTACAcatggtagctgaggttgtataggagtcgaattgctgagttctggactttGTGGAGGCGTTTTAGATCTCTTGCAGCGATGTcattgaatagggagttgcagttgTCTAGTCTGGAGTGTACATAGGCATATAGCAGTTGGGCTAATAATGGACCATAATTACCTGACAAGACACAAGCCAACACTCATGCCTTTTCTCACCTTCTGGATATTGGCCTGTGACGGTCTCCAGCATAGAAAAAAGAACACCGCAGGGCAGGGCTGGGTCTGAAGCTACACCCTCTGGTAGAGTGTAAAAGAGGGCATGAGCCTGGTAGACAGTTGTGGCTAATAACTCTACAACTGAGCACACCTGTGACTTTATACCAGCCCctgcaaaacagaaaaaaaacatcagCTCACTCTTTGCATTGGAGTCTCCTCCGGAACAGATTTTCTTCTTACTAACCATGGTGTGGCTGGTTCAACAGCTGCTGAATGGCCGCTTTTCTGGCAAGCAAGAAGTCTGCTAGAGCCTGACGCGGTGAACTATCTTCCaggaacatgatggcacataaagcttCGGCAACAGCCTGGTCGGACACAGTGGGGCATTTCAGCAGGGATTTGCTTTCCTGCAGGATTGTTGCTCTGGTAAGAAGACAAACAGACTGTGATCGAAGCAGCTCTTAGAAGAAACACGATCTTGCCTACACTGAGCTCAAGCAGGCAGATACAGCCCGTGTATAACTGCAGAACCTCGTCTCTTCTCTTATACTGTACAAGAAGAATGGCAAAATTCTTCACAAAAAAATAGCTTGTTTTCAGCAGAGTTTATTTGGAAAAACTGAACATAAACCGTAAGTTATAACATCACAGAAATCTGCATTAGAATTAAGCACTATCTTGTCATGctgtatactagagaatgacacggggaaaaatttgtccccatttccgccccgtccccatgagctcatcccgtacaccatctgatcccatctgcacaagcctcaaatagttttaaaaagaaacaatattccgtacaattgtcatttataaatgtttatcaacacaatatactactttatcctaaagcaaagaaaagaaatagaattttttttctaactttgttgtctagtttctgctttcctcatcttctcgtcattctattccctccatctactgtctgccttctctctgcctcttccatatggcatctgcactgttactatgcctctcccttccatctctccccatgccattggtctggcacccatcttctcccctctctctcttacccactaACATGCAGATCtactccttcctctccctctacCTTCCAgcgtgttcccctctctctctcgcctacccatttccatccagcatgttcccctctctcccctccacaTCCCTTCAGCGTCCCAAGCCTTCATGTGGGTACTTTTACCGAAAGTGGCCAGCAGCAGCAATCTGTCGCACCAGAATCGGGAACCTGGCCAGAATGGGGCTATAGCGGGAGCCTGACGAGTCCAGCTGCAGCAGGCTGTGCAGGTGGCAGCAGAGTAGGTAAAGCTGTGTTGCCTGTAGTGCCTGGGAGGCTTCCATGCAGCTCCAGATCTGCTCTGGGATTTCTAGCAGCAGTTTGATTTGGGCTGCCA
It contains:
- the COG1 gene encoding conserved oligomeric Golgi complex subunit 1 isoform X2 produces the protein MAAVPAPSLRAADIRDPEALFEAYSAEEIRGVERRLRAGIEHKKEELRQMVGERYRDLIEAADTIGDMRRCCGQALTAVRDMHRTCGALRRGPRGEQAPIQSQEKFYSVAAQIKLLLEIPEQIWSCMEASQALQATQLYLLCCHLHSLLQLDSSGSRYSPILARFPILVRQIAAAGHFRATILQESKSLLKCPTVSDQAVAEALCAIMFLEDSSPRQALADFLLARKAAIQQLLNQPHHGAGIKSQVCSVVELLATTVYQAHALFYTLPEGVASDPALPCGVLFSMLETVTGQYPEGQGVRILQEEMKSGSWFKYLPSSVVNFQPTLRTLAHPISRDYLRDALQKWISMCSEDIKASVTSLLVYVKSLKGLAGIRDAVWELLSSESMRCNWEVVCLRLLDQPLHFWQDLLQQLFLARLQTLTKEGFSSIAISSKQLLISALKELVTKSSKHGHFECDMASFLWSESLNDLPPDAAWVNVANRSQFVKSGFSMKARGLTPCVQNFCSALDAKLQVQLDDLLSYLPSEPSTSKDLPHPRISSPAESEHSAFDRYTDASNVEEMLRSHCLSCVEYILSCLQEELQRAQGNMENKDTLKEVQLGPVLFMARLCQSLGELCPHLKQCILGKSGTSDQTVREVRPLKKLGKGKTQEVNPVLAKWQEVKEKFLEQSLAAYRIWSSAVVNVLVHSFTKTLLLESAGSILTTATSWEEREIQEETESGSTVTSQIRLPVQVSWYVQSLLFSLCQEVNRVGGHALPKVMLQALLRGCLTEVTASYEKLAREKQHKSQDVFPMTQNRALQLLYDLRYLNILLTPRSEDLKGSRNKQDTRIQKVADLLESHIDPFDLDVFTPHLNSNLNRLVQRTSVLFGLMTGTENQCSSRNATFSSQETHNILPLASSQIRFGLLPLSMSSSRKAKLGSQVTEAHKTQFFT
- the COG1 gene encoding conserved oligomeric Golgi complex subunit 1 isoform X1 is translated as MAAVPAPSLRAADIRDPEALFEAYSAEEIRGVERRLRAGIEHKKEELRQMVGERYRDLIEAADTIGDMRRCCGQALTAVRDMHRTCGALRRGPRGEQAPIQSQEKFYSVAAQIKLLLEIPEQIWSCMEASQALQATQLYLLCCHLHSLLQLDSSGSRYSPILARFPILVRQIAAAGHFRATILQESKSLLKCPTVSDQAVAEALCAIMFLEDSSPRQALADFLLARKAAIQQLLNQPHHGAGIKSQVCSVVELLATTVYQAHALFYTLPEGVASDPALPCGVLFSMLETVTGQYPEGQGVRILQEEMKSGSWFKYLPSSVVNFQPTLRTLAHPISRDYLRDALQKWISMCSEDIKASVTSLLVYVKSLKGLAGIRDAVWELLSSESMRCNWEVVCLRLLDQPLHFWQDLLQQLFLARLQTLTKEGFSSIAISSKQLLISALKELVTKSSKHGHFECDMASFLWSESLNDLPPDAAWVNVANRSQFVKSGFSMKARGLTPCVQNFCSALDAKLQVQLDDLLSYLPSEPSTSKDLPHPRISSPAESEHSAFDRYTDASNVEEMLRSHCLSCVEYILSCLQEELQRAQGNMENKDTLKEVQLGPVLFMARLCQSLGELCPHLKQCILGKSGTSDQTVREVRPLKKLGKGKTQEVNPVLAKWQEVKEKFLEQSLAAYRIWSSAVVNVLVHSFTKTLLLESAGSILTTATSWEEREIQEETESGSTVTSQIRLPVQVSWYVQSLLFSLCQEVNRVGGHALPKVMLQALLRGCLTEVTASYEKLAREKQHKSQDVFPMTQNRALQLLYDLRYLNILLTPRSEDLKGSRNKQDTRIQKVADLLESHIDPFDLDVFTPHLNSNLNRLVQRTSVLFGLMTGTENQCSSRNATFSSQETHNILPLASSQIRFGLLPLSMSSSRKAKLGSQVTEAHKTQVPPTPNIRAEEESFQPGSLFKQLAQEEDTSTPSLFKLGWLSSMTK